In Pirellula sp. SH-Sr6A, the DNA window AACCGAACAACACGCGTTCAGGCGGAGCAGTGGGATGGTTGGAATCTCCCGCCGATCCGCGCGCTCCCTGGAAACATCACCCGATTGAGTCCACGTTTCCCACCATCCATCGGATGCAATGGCTCGACCTGGATGGGGATGCTGCAGCCGAACTGGTCGTCGCACCTCTCAAAGGTCGAAACTCCCAACCACCTGGATTCGACGACCAAGGAGTCGAGTTGACTCGATTCTACGTCAAGCGTTCGAACAGCGCGGTCGCATGGTCCTCATCCATCCTGACCAAATCCTTCACGGTGATGCACAATATTCATCCCTTCCCAAGCCCATGGGACGCGGCCAAAGAAGATCTTCTCACCGCGAGCTTCGAAGGCGTGCATTGGCTTTCCCAACACTCCGATGGTTCACTGTCCAGCGTGCGACTCGGCGCGGGTCATGAAGCTGCCGCCCCTGCCCGCGGTGCGAGCGAGGTTCGGCTAGGTAGCGGTCCCGAGAATCGTCACTTCATCGCCACCATTGAGCCTTGGCATGGCAATCAAGTCGTCGTGTACGAACAGCCAGCCTCCTTTCAGTGGAAGGAATCCTCAACCCATGCTCCCTGGCCGCGCCAAGTCATCGATCGGGAGCTGAAGTGGGGACATGCGGTCGCATGCGGTAATTTCGATAACGATCCTGAAGAAGAAATTGTCATCGGGGTGCGCGACGAGGACTTGCCCCACCGATGCGGTGTCCGCGTCTACGATCGCGCCGTCAATGGCCAATGGGTTCGCCAAGCGATCGAGCCAGGGCAGGTGGCCGTCGAGGATTTGGTCCTGGCCGATCTGGACGGGGATCGCAAACTGGAAATCGTCGCTGTGGGTCGCGCTACCAAGAATGCTGTGATCTATCGCCAGAAACCGTAAGCCTTGGATCAATCGGCCCTCTGGACAGCCTCGCTGGCAACTTCGCGGCGCAACAGCGAGGGCTTGGATGGAGGAGGTTGTTTGGTAAGGTAAACGGGGCGGAAGACACCCCCAGCTCCTTGCCAGTCTTCCACGCGAATCGCCATGGTAACTGTCTCCTTGCGCTCGGGAGGTAACGGGACGGCGATGGTTTGCTCGAAGGCGGTTTGTTTGGTCTCGCGATCTCCACCGCCACCGCAAAGAACGCCATCGACATAGACCTCAAAAAGATCGTCGACTCCGGTGAAGACGACGTATCGTGCATCCTCGGGGATCGCCAATCGCTGGACGTACCAAGCCCACCCATCGAGGCCTCCATAGCCTTGTGAGTCCCATTGCTTAGCAATTTCGATCTTCTCCGGTGCCGCATTGGCATCGATGTCGATGTGCCAACGCTTTGCGAGCCCCTCGTTCTTAGGGTCCGGTTTAAAGGTCCAGCCCTTTCGCTTCAACTCGACTTGAGGGTTTTCCAAGTCGAACTCGAACCGGGCGATGGTTTCCGCCGACAAGGCGCGCTCGAACCTGCTTTCGATCAACGCCTTCACTCCTTGCTCGATCCAACGTTCGCAAGCAGCACCTCGTTCAGGAGAATAGGCCATCGTACTTACCCACATCTGGCCTTGGCCGACCTTCGCTCCCCAACATTGGGCGTGGATCCGCACTTCAGCGATGTCGTGGTTATCCCACAGCAATGCCCAAGACTCGACTTCGTCCAAGTAATCGGGAGTGCGGAGAACGGGGCCACCCAGATCCATCGACTGCAAGTCGGCAGCCATGCGCGCGAGCGATTCGTCCCCCACATGCGTGCGACTGACCGCGGGTGCTCCTCGCAGGAACCAGTGATCGGATGTGATCAACGAACCGACTCCACCATCGGGGAGCAACACCAGTTTGCCACCGTTGCGAACCCAAGCCAGCAACTCCCTATCGAGCCGTCGAGCGACCGTGACCCCGGCGGTAGGAGTGTCCGAACTCCATGCACCTGCGAAGAACGTATCGAGCCGATCTCCAAGCCGTACACCGTTAGCACTGCGGTGTCGATACCCCCGCGCGGACGAGGGGATGATCGATTCGCTATCGATGAGCCACAGATTCCAAGTGTTGGACGCAATGGGACGATCGGAACGAGGTCCCGCGACCCAGCGAACCGAAAAGGCTTTTTTGGAAATCGGTTCCCGCCGATCGTCGGGAACCGCGTTGGGATCGATGGACCACGCAATCGTCGTCATCCCTGCCTGGCGAAGCGCATCGGCGGAGGTGATGGGTGTGGT includes these proteins:
- a CDS encoding VCBS repeat-containing protein, with translation MSDLLPRVRTLSRFLALMMFPAAISPVTLLQAADWEAKVLPVELTVGYAVRCLDISGDGKLDIAIADSKRFLWLEAPDWRVHVIHATPQAKADNVCFAPHDIDGDGDIDFAVGTDWQPNNTRSGGAVGWLESPADPRAPWKHHPIESTFPTIHRMQWLDLDGDAAAELVVAPLKGRNSQPPGFDDQGVELTRFYVKRSNSAVAWSSSILTKSFTVMHNIHPFPSPWDAAKEDLLTASFEGVHWLSQHSDGSLSSVRLGAGHEAAAPARGASEVRLGSGPENRHFIATIEPWHGNQVVVYEQPASFQWKESSTHAPWPRQVIDRELKWGHAVACGNFDNDPEEEIVIGVRDEDLPHRCGVRVYDRAVNGQWVRQAIEPGQVAVEDLVLADLDGDRKLEIVAVGRATKNAVIYRQKP